From Tachyglossus aculeatus isolate mTacAcu1 chromosome X5, mTacAcu1.pri, whole genome shotgun sequence, a single genomic window includes:
- the CX5H4orf54 gene encoding uncharacterized protein C4orf54 homolog produces MSRAGPSATPARARPGAGVGPLRAKEPADRSSGASSAVSELDEADKEVRSLTSRAFRSLAYPFFEATGLASREPSAAPSDGGPGRPATVLDLKGGALDPREELPGRTGGGGQGRGALTAADRLSAHAGRAQAKALDFVVSRVDGEITHVEVPPASRTATPAQPGRGQLEDRPEAAAAGPRQSGLASSLLKNVISKKMRREYEFRLERGRGAQGLQRQASAYSEAGSDPTEGGAPEAGREPDPPGSSPTFRASAPRETAGSPCRPGASELVKGVFLRSQNSAFRSWKAREAERREDKAPGVRLRPRRAGATVMSSLFVPALRPGGRAEPASKLPAPAAAPEIKIRLGSVQPPGSDWDAAKPLVAPEVTGGTGRPAVQPTVQPPKPLRGDGLDRALPQFLVRNVREQARAPGPIHQVRDVRKLIKGAGEGGERGSVTPEGAPPGPRPRPAPAGRPGSPSPPVVTCPAVPQGKEAGGRALRPPPASSEGTVLVHRASGRLPVATIAPNKTEGTHLPVLKIITKAAALRSPERPRAVAPEAPEEGDSREAARGPPRNALEKLTAAVRTMEELYSFDRREWRRRSQPPSALAHSHVLSLIASEERQKVAAEERPRGEPEPGLDAPRDKAPASGGRPGGGPGPGPAGDRLPRRNSNPGTESVSARAAAFESLARQRPRSLYIPPAPRGPEMAPQAPSQAPTRPLQAPGSLGPAGQVGGPKGNPVAEGGLAGKFPRGPGLCSPKISSAPAPGKGDGEAKTPDRAGGDWGSSLALPRKGGTAATALCSLPPLSARSQAVTSPRAAPGRPAWRGRAEPPRDPDGQPPPAPFAPPPLPFGLPGVQPQLLCFTPPAPPAPATQRKVLLDLATGQCYLVDAPAPQPLTRRLFDPETGQYVDVPLAPPSQTPAPSPTSPMTPVTPVPLLSPGAYGPAYMIYPGFLPAVLSPGSLPLAHPGEPSPGIPGPEDPTEGAFTANGPYFIATGRSPSSSTSSTCPSSGTAVIAGPSQLLGTKGYAQVHGKPVISITSQPLGPRLAAPPSFDGTTMSFVVEHR; encoded by the coding sequence ATGAGCAGGGCCGGCCCCTCGGCgaccccggcccgggcccggccgggaGCCGGCGTTGGACCCCTGAGGGCCAAGGAGCCGGCGGACCGGTCCAGCGGGGCGTCGAGCGCCGTCAGCGAGCTGGACGAGGCGGACAAGGAGGTGCGAAGCCTGACTTCCCGCGCTTTCCGCAGCCTGGCCTACCCCTTCTTCGAGGCGACGGGCCTCGCCTCCCGGGAGCCCTCGGCCGCCCCGTCGGACGGAGGCCCCGGACGCCCGGCCACCGTGCTGGACCTCAAGGGAGGAGCGCTGGACCCCCGGGAGGAGCTCCCCGGCAGGACCGGCGGCGGAGGACAGGGCCGCGGGGCCCTGACGGCCGCCGACCGGCTCTCGGCCCACGCCGGGAGGGCCCAGGCCAAGGCGCTGGACTTCGTGGTCAGCCGCGTGGATGGCGAGATCACCCACGTGGAGGTGCCGCCGGCCTCGCGGACGGCGACCCcggcccagcctggcagagggcAGCTGGAGGACCGCCCAGAGGCGGCGGCCGCCGGCCCCCGCCAGTCTGGCCTGGCGTCCAGCCTCCTGAAGAACGTCATCTCCAAGAAGATGCGGCGCGAGTACGAGTTCCGGCTGGAGCGAGGACGGGGGGCGCAGGGCCTGCAGCGGCAGGCTTCAGCCTACTCGGAGGCCGGCTCCGACCCTACGGAGGGCGGCGCGCCCGAGGCGGGCCGGGAGCCGGACCCGCCCGGGTCGTCACCCACTTTCCGGGCCAGCGCCCCCCGGGAGACGGCGGGGTCGCCCTGCCGGCCCGGCGCCTCAGAGCTGGTCAAGGGCGTCTTCCTGCGCAGCCAGAACAGCGCCTTCCGGTCCTGGAAGGCCCGGGAGGCCGAGAGGCGGGAAGACAAGGCCCCGGGGGTGAGACTGAGGCCCCGCAGGGCCGGAGCCACGGTCATGTCCAGCCTGTTCGTGCCCGCCCTCCGGCCCGGAGGCCGGGCCGAGCCGGCGTCCAAGCTCCCGGCCCCGGCCGCCGCCCCGGAGATCAAGATCCGCCTGGGGAGCGTGCAGCCGCCCGGCTCCGACTGGGACGCCGCCAAGCCGCTCGTCGCCCCGGAGGTGACCGGAGGGACCGGCCGGCCGGCGGTCCAGCCGACCGTCCAGCCGCCCAAGCCCCTCCGGGGCGACGGGCTGGACCGAGCCCTGCCCCAGTTCCTGGTCCGCAACGTCAGGGAGCAGGCCAGGGCCCCGGGCCCAATCCACCAGGTGAGGGACGTCCGTAAGCTCATCAAGGgcgcgggggagggcggggagcggGGCAGCGTCACCCCCGAGGGTGctcccccaggccccaggccccggCCCGCACCCGCCGGACGGCCCGGGTCCCCGTCGCCCCCGGTCGTCACCTGCCCGGCGGTGCCCCAGGGCAAGGAGGCCGGCGGCAGGGCCCTCCGgcctcccccggcctcctccgAGGGCACCGTCTTGGTCCACCGGGCTTCGGGCCGCTTGCCGGTGGCCACCATCGCCCCCAACAAGACGGAGGGCACCCACCTGCCCGTGCTGAAGATCATCACCAAGGCCGCGGCGCTCAGGTCACCCGAGAGGCCCCGGGCGGTGGCCCCGGAGGCCCCGGAGGAGGGGGACTCCCGGGAGGCGGCCAGGGGACCCCCGCGGAACGCGCTGGAGAAGCTCACGGCCGCCGTGAGGACCATGGAGGAGCTCTACAGCTTCGACCGGCGCGAGTGGAGGCGGCGGAGCCAGCCTCCGTCCGCCCTGGCCCACAGCCACGTGCTGTCCCTCATCGCCAGCGAGGAGCGGCAGAAGGTGGCCGCCGAAGAGCGCCCGCGGGGCGAACCCGAGCCCGGCCTGGACGCGCCGCGGGACAAGGCCCCGGCGTCCGGAGGGCGGCCCGGAGGagggcccggcccggggcccgCCGGCGACCGCTTGCCGAGGCGCAATTCCAACCCGGGCACGGAGAGCGTGTCCGCCCGGGCGGCCGCCTTCGAGAGCCTGGCCAGGCAGAGGCCGCGCTCCCTCTACATCCCTCCGGCCCCGAGGGGCCCGGAGATGGCACCGCAGGCCCCCTCGCAGGCCCCAACCCGGCCCCTGCAGGCCCCCGGCTCCCTGGGCCCGGCCGGCCAGGTCGGCGGCCCCAAGGGCAACCCTGTGGCCGAAGGAGGACTGGCTGGGAAGTTTCCTCGGGGCCCCGGGCTCTGCTCCCCGAAGATCTCGTCCGCGCCTGCACCCGGAAAGGGTGACGGGGAAGCCAAGACCCCCGACCGGGCCGGGGGCGACTGGGGCagctccctggccctgccccgcAAGGGGGGCACGGCGGCCACAGCCCTGTGCAGCCTGCCCCCTCTGAGCGCCCGCAGCCAGGCGGTCACCAGCCCCCGGGCGGCCCCGGGAAGGCCCGCCTGGCGGGGCCGGGCCGAGCCCCCCAGGGATCCCGACGGccagccgccccccgcccccttcgcCCCGCCACCGCTGCCCTTCGGCCTACCCGGCGTCCAGCCGCAGCTGCTCTGCTTcaccccgcccgccccgccggccccggccaCCCAGCGCAAAGTCCTGCTGGACCTGGCCACCGGCCAGTGCTACCTGGTGGACGCCCCGGCCCCGCAGCCCCTGACCCGCAGGCTCTTCGACCCGGAGACCGGCCAGTACGTGGACGTGCCCTTGGCCCCGCCGTCGCAGACCCCGGCCCCGTCACCCACATCCCCGATGACCCCGGTGACCCCGGTGCCCCTGTTGAGTCCAGGCGCCTACGGCCCCGCGTACATGATCTACCCGGGCTTCCTGCCCGCCGTCCTCTCCCCCGGCTCCCTGCCCCTCGCCCACCCCGGCGAGCCGTCCCCGGGGATCCCCGGTCCTGAAGACCCCACAGAGGGGGCCTTCACCGCCAACGGCCCCTATTTCATCGCCACCGGCCGATCcccgtcctcctccacctcctccacatgcCCGTCCTCGGGCACAGCCGTCATCGCCGGCCCCTCGCAGCTGTTGGGCACCAAGGGCTACGCGCAAGTCCACGGCAAGCCGGTCATCAGCATCACCTCCCAGCCCCTGGGCCCCCGCCTCGCGGCACCCCCTTCCTTCGACGGCACCACCATGAGCTTCGTGGTCGAGCACAGATGA